A segment of the Leclercia adecarboxylata genome:
AATCACCTCATCCCCATGATTTTAATGGAAATAAATCGATACCACGCGTTTAACCAAGCCTTTTTTATTCCTATCAGTTATAAAAATCTATCTTCTTAATACGTAATTTCACGAGAAACAATTAGCATGGTATTAATTTTTGCCGTTATTAGTGTATACTTGATTTTGTGATGAGGGTCACGAAACGAAGACCCCAGTAAAGAATATGACGAGGAAGAAAATCATGAAAATCAAAACTACCGTAGCCACACTAAGCATTCTCTCTGTTCTGTCTTTCGGTGCTTTTGCCGCCGATGCGATTAACGCCGATCAGGCTCAGTCCCGTGAGTCAATTGGTACCGTTTCTGTTGGTGCAGTCGGTACTTCTCCGATGGACATGAATCAGATGCTGAACAAGAAAGCGCAGGAACAGGGTGCCTCCTCCTATCGCGTTATCGAAGCGCGTACCGGTGACCACTGGCATGCTACTGCTGAGCTGTACAAATAAGCCGTACCGAGCAATATCCGATATACCCGTTATCTCAGTTCAACGACACCAGGTATAAAAATAGCAGCACAACCCTTCTGGTCGTTGAATGTGCCCTGTAAGGAGTAAAGACTATGAACACTAAATTAATTATCGCCACCCTTGGTTTAGCTTCCGTTCTCTCATTCGGTGCCAGTGCAGCTGTGCATCAGGTTACCGCGGAACAAGCACAAGGCCTGCAATCAATGGGTAGCGTAGGCGTTACCGAAGTTGCCGGTTCCCCGATGGATATCCGTCAGGCCCTGGCAGCAAAAGCTGAAAAAGCGGGTGCCAGCAGCTATCGCGTTACCGAGCTGAATACCGGTGACCACTGGCATGCAACCGCTGAGCTGTACAAATAAACCCTCGTCGTATTGAACTACGACTTGCCCCTGCTTCGCAGGGGCTTTTTTTTGCCTTTTTACGGGCGAACGTTAAAGCGGATCTGGCCTTCCAGCTCCTCTTCCGCTTCATCAAACAGCAGGATCAGCGCGCCGAAGCGTCTGCGCAGCTTCTCCGGCAAATGGGTAAACTCGATTTCAAGCGGCAGCGGCAGCTGATTGCCGGTTACGATCTCCCATAAAGAATCCAGGTTGGTCACACTCTCCCGCGCGATGCCAAAGGTACGTGAAAACTCACGGTAAAAGTCTTCCTGACTGTCGATTTCATCAAAATCAAAGGTATAAATATTCATTTCCCGCTACCCCGTCCAGGCGGGCGGCTGATGCCGCCCTGCCAATTATAATCCCCCGATATGCAGGGTTTTTACTTCAAGGAACTCCTCCAGTCCCAGTACAGAGCCCTCACGACCCAGCCCGGACTCTTTTACCCCACCAAACGGCCCCAGCTCGGTGGAGACCGCGCATTCGTTAATCCCGATCATCCCGCTCTCAATGGCCTGCGAAACGCGGAACACCCGCTGCAGATTCTGGGTATAGAAATAGGCGGCCAGACCAAAGGGCGTATTATTGGCGCGCTGAATCACTTCCTCTTCCGAGGTGAAACGGAAGCAGGCCGCCACGGGCCCAAAGGTCTCTTCGCTGGCCAGCGCCATCCCTTCATGGCAATCGCCCAATACCGTCGGCTGCCAGAAATTGCCGCCCAGATCGTGCGCCTTGCCCCCTGCCAGTACCGTCGCCCCTTTGGCGACCGCGTCCTCGACATGCTCGCGCACTTTTTTCACTGCGGCAGGTTCAATCAGCGGACCGACAACGGTGCCCTCCTCCAGGCCGTTACCCACTTTTAAGTCGTTGACGGCGGCGGCGAGCTGGCTGACGAAGGCGTCATACACTGACTCCTGAATATAGAAACGGTTAACGCTGACGCAGACCTGGCCCGCATTGCGGAATTTGTTGGCGATGGCCCCTTTTACCGCAGCATCAATATCGGCATCGTCGAAGACGATATAAGGCGCATTCCCGCCCAGCTCCATCGAGACTTTTTTCATGGTCTCGGCGGCATTGCGCACCAGCGTTTTGCCGACCGCCGTCGAGCCGGTAAAGGAGATTTTGCGCACTTCATGGCTGGCCATGATCGCATCGCTTATCTCAGAGGTGTTGCCCGCCACCGCATTGAGTACACCGTCCGGGACGCCCGCTTTTTTGGCAAGGGTCAGCAGTGCAAAAGCGCTGAGCGGCGTATTGTTAGCTGGTTTGATCACCCCGGTGCAGCCTGCTGCCAGCGCCGGACCCAGCTTGCGGGTCAGCATCGCCATCGGGAAGTTCCACGGCGTGATGGCCGCCACCACGCCAACCGGTTCGCGGGTGGCCAGAATGCGGGAGCCGGGTTTAACCGGGGGAATGATTTCGCCGTTGGCGCGTTTGGCCTGCTCGGCGAACCACTGAATAAAGCTGGCCGCATACTCAACCTCGCCTTCCGCCTCTTTCAGCGGTTTGCCCTGCTCGGTGGTCATCAGTTGTCCAAGCCACTGCTTGTTTTCAATGATTAATTCATACCAGCGGTAGAGGATGGTCGAGCGCTCTTTTGCGGTTCTGGCCCGCCAAGCCGGAAAAGCACGGCTTGCGGCGGCGATAGCTTCTTCGGTCTCTTTGGTGCCCGCTTTTGCCACTTTAGCGATCGCCTCGCCGGTGGCCGGGTTAAGTACATCGAATGTGGTGTCGAGCGTTTTCCATACGCCATCAACCAGATATCCTGTCTGAAATAGCGCGCTGTCCTGAAGAGCCTGGGTAGTCATGTATCCTCCCATTCCGGGTTTAAGTACTTGCCCGAATAAGTATAGTCACAAAAAAACCGACGCTTACGGCGTCGGTTTTCAGGAGGATCAGCTGTCGGTGAGTGCATTCTGGTAGCGATGCAGCATCCCCACCAGCCGCTGCACCGGTTCGGTCACCTGTCGCGGTGCCTCCCAGATGCGCAGTTTTTCCTGGTAGATGTCCAGCTCCTCAAGCAGCTGAGCAAAATAGCGGCGCCGCTTATCGTCACTGGTGGCCGAAATGACATGATCGGCAGTGCGCCGCAGCTGGCGGTGGAACGCCGAGAGATCGTCATTAACCGGCACCGGCGCATTGCGCAGACGCTGGTGGGCGATGATCAGGGTCAGGGCCAGACGGAATTTGGCGATGTCGCCCGGGAATTTGGTCAGCAGTAAAAACAGCTGCTGATAGAGCGCGGGCAGATGGTTCTCTTTGCGCCGGGCGGTGTTGGTGGTCATCGCAGAGACGGCGGCAGAAACAAACTGGTTCAGCAGCACGCGTCCGGTGCGGGCCTGTGAGTTATCACGCACCAGCAGAATGACCATCATCGCGAGGAAACAGCCGACAATCTGCCCCAGCGCGCTGTCGAGAAACTGGCTGAAGTGGAACGTCATCGGATTATCCAGCACCAGAATATTGATGGTGCTGGCCAGCGCCCCGAGCGAGCCCAGGCGTCGCTTCTGTACCTCGATACCAATAAAGAAGGCCATTACGGCAAGACTGATACAGAGCAACAGCATGCTTTGCTGGGTCGAGGGCAGAACCACCAGGAAATAGAAGGCCCCAAGCGGCAGTGCTGCCAGGGTGCCGTAGAGAAAATCGAGCGCCACCATCCGCGGATTGGGAAGACGCATCGCCAGCGAAGTGACCACGGCGATCATCACCATCGCACCGCTGCCGGAGGTCCAGCCGGTCCATAGCCAGAACAGCGTCCCGAGCATACAGGCGAGCGTGGTGCGCCAGAAGTTGACCATCGCATGGTGACGTTCCGCCGACTCGGCTTTAACCACTACCTCGCCCTGCAGGACTTCCTCTTCGGTGGCGCTGATTTTGGTATTGCCAATCACGCCACGCTTGAGGAGCAGGTAGCGCGTCGCCGCCCCAACCCAGGTGTAGATGGTGACCGGAGTATCGCGCTCGCCGGTCCAGGCGATGACTCGCCGCATCCTTTTGAGCTGTTTATGCACATCCTGCACGGTGGCAACGGGGGTGGCAAACTGCTCCCGGAAGGTATCAGTGATCGCTTCGGGGCGGGTATTCTGGATCAGATAGGTTTCGCAGGCCTGGGTGATCAGGGTTAAGGAGACGGTATTGAGCGCCTTCAGGCGGCGGTTGGCTCGCGACCAGCGCGACGACTCCATATTGAGGTTGCTGCGCATCCCTTCCAGCGCGGTGGTACGTCGCACCAGCGCACTCCAGGCGTTATCGACCTCTTCACTGTCGCCATGCTTAATGCACAGCTGCATCAGCTGATACTGGGCGACGATCAGCGCATCCAGCTCGCGATCCACCTCCTGCTTAATGGAGCGGGGGGAGAACAGCAGATCCGCCACGATCGCACAGACAATCCCCATCACGATCTCACTGCAGCGCTCCACGGCAAACTGCGGCGCCAGCAGCGGGTTGGTCTGAATGGTGATGATAATGATCAGCGCGGTATAGCCGGAAAGGCCCCAGGCGTAAGAGTTTTCCACCCGTACCAGGGAGGAGATCCAGGTGCAAAAACCGGCCCAGATACAGCACACCATCAGCATCAGCAGCGGGGTGCGGATCATCAAAATGACGATGGTCAGCGCGGCGATACAGCCAATAAAGGTGCCGACAATACGCAGCATCCCGCGATAGCGTATTGCCCCGGAGTAAGGTTCCCCGCCCGCCGCAAAGGCCGGGCCTGCGGCGACAATCGCCGCGGTCAGTACCGCCCAGCGGGGCGTTTCCAGCTGAAAGTGAAAGCCAACGAACAGCGCCAGCACGATGGCGAAGGCCAGCTTAATCGCAAAGCGCAGGTGCTGATTGGCGATGGAGAAGATGCCCATGGCGATTAACCAAACTCACGCAGGCGGTGAGCAATTTTGCGGAACAGCGAGTCATGGCTGGCGTCCCGATCTTTCTCACCGGTGATCACCACCGTGGCGGTGGTGCCCGCAGGCCACAGGTTGCCCTGCTGTTCATCCAGTCGAATACGCACCGGCACGCGCTGCGCCAGACGCACCCACTCAAGATTGGAGTCGACGGTCGCCATCCCTTTACTGTCACGGGTGGCGCTGGAGTTGGTCACCCCTGCCGCCACGCTGTCGACCATCCCTTTCAGGACACGGTTGCTGCCCAGCGGGGTGATTTCCGCCCGATAGCCCGGACGGACGTTCTCCAGCTTGGTCTCTTCCATATAGGCGAGCACATAGAAGGAGTGCTGTTTGACCAGCGCCACGGCGGTGGAGCCGCGGGTAATAAATTCCCCGGTATAGACATTGAGGTTGGTCACCCAGCCGTCGGACGGCGCGCGGATCACGGTACGCTCAAGATCGAGCTTCGCCAGATCGCGCGTGGCTTCGGCCTTCGCCAGCTGATGCAGCACGGTTTGCAGCACGTTGTTGGATTGATCGATCTCCTCGCGGGACATCGCCTGCACACCCAGCTGATTACGGCGCCCCGCCTCACGGCGTTTCTCCGCAGCCAGCGCCTGGTAGTAGGCGACATCCGCCTCCGCTTCTTCCAGCGATTTCTGATAGCGAGGCTGATCGACGGTGAACAGCACCTGATCCTTTTTCACCAGCTGGTTGTCATGCACATTGACGGCAGTGATCAGGCCCGCCACGTCCGGCGCAATGGCGACGATGTCGGCGCTAAAGCGCGCATCGCGCGTCCAGGGCGACTCGGTGTAATAAACCCATGCGCGAAAAATCGCGATGAACGCGAGGATAACCAGTGCCAGGGTAATGGCGGTACGGGAGATTTTTCTTGTTAGCGTTTTCACATCTACCTCAAACAAACAGGCGCGATACCAGATAGAACAGGCAGCAATACAGCGCGGAATTGAACAATGCAGGGTGCCAGACGAAATCATAGATCCCGGTAGGAGCCAGCACCTTTCGCACCAGCCAAAAAATCGCCAGTGATAAAAGAAGTTCGAAGAATATCGGGGGGAACGATAATCCGAACACCACGATAACGGGAAACAGACTCATGTTGACCTTGATTAGAGCGAGCAGGCGAAAGAATTATTCAGCATACGGCACCGCAGAAGGGGCAAGAAAAGCCGGGCGAGAGTGGCGTAGCTATAATGTATTAATAATATATTAGCGTAACTGTTATGCTGTTATCTATCATATGTGATCTAAATCACTTTTAAGCCAGAGTGAATAATGGAACGTCTAAAACGGATGTCAGTTTTTGCCAAAGTCGTTGAGCTGGGCTCCTTCACAGCCGCGGCCAGGCAACTACAAATGAGCGTCTCGTCAATCAGTCAGACCGTCGCCAAACTGGAAGATGACCTCCAGGTGAAGCTCCTCAACCGCAGCACCCGCAGCCTTGGTCTGACCGAAGCCGGCAAAATCTATTATCAGGGCTGTCGGCGGATGTTGTATGAGGCCCAGTCGGTGCATGAGCAACTTTACGCCTTCAACAACACTCCCATCGGTACGCTGCGTATCGGGTGCTCTTCAACTATGGCACAAAATGTGCTGGCCGGAATGACCGCCGACATGTTGCAGGAGTACCCGGGGCTGACGGTCAATCTGGTCACTGGTATTCCCGCCCCGGATCTGATTGCCGACGGGCTGGATGTGGTGATCCGGGTCGGGGCGTTGCAGGACTCCAGCCTCTTTTCCCGCCGCCTGGGCAGTATGCCGATGGTGGTATGCGCGGCGAAAAAGTATCTCGCCAGAGCGGGGAGCCCGGAGAAGCCGGCGGATCTCAGCAATCACGCCTGGCTGGAGTATAGCGTGCGCCCGGATAATGAATTTGAGCTGGTCGCGCCGGAAGGGCTCTCGACAAAACTGCTGCCGCAGGGGCGCTTTGTTACCAACGATCCGATGACGATCTCCCGCTGGCTGGTGGCCGGGGCCGGGATCGCTTACGTCCCGCTGATGTGGGTGATCAACGAGATCAACAGCGGCGAGCTGGAGATCCTCTTCCCGCGCTATCAGTCGGACCCGCGCCCGGTTTATGCGGTCTATACCGAAAAGGACAAACTGCCGCTGAAGGTGCAGGTGTGCATTAACTATCTGACGGATTATTTCGTGCAGGTGGCGGCGCTGTTTCAGGAGATGCGGGGAAGGAAGGAATAACCCTCTCCCACAGGGAGAGGGTATTTCGGAAGGGGAATTATGCGGTACCGCCGACGGTGAGGTTATCCACCTTCAGGGTCGGCTGACCGACGCCCACCGGCAGGCTCTGGCCCTCTTTACCGCAGACGCCGACGCCGTTATCCAGCTTCAGATCGTTACCGACCATCGAGATCTGCTGCATCGCTTCGATGCCGGAGCCAATCAGGGTCGCCCCTTTCACCGCTTTGGTCACTTTGCCCTTCTCAATCAGATAGGCTTCTGAGGTTGAGAAGACAAATTTACCGGAGGTGATATCCACCTGGCCGCCACCGAAGTTTGGCGCGTAGA
Coding sequences within it:
- the yhcN gene encoding peroxide/acid stress response protein YhcN — encoded protein: MKIKTTVATLSILSVLSFGAFAADAINADQAQSRESIGTVSVGAVGTSPMDMNQMLNKKAQEQGASSYRVIEARTGDHWHATAELYK
- the yhcN gene encoding peroxide/acid stress response protein YhcN encodes the protein MNTKLIIATLGLASVLSFGASAAVHQVTAEQAQGLQSMGSVGVTEVAGSPMDIRQALAAKAEKAGASSYRVTELNTGDHWHATAELYK
- a CDS encoding barstar family protein, with product MNIYTFDFDEIDSQEDFYREFSRTFGIARESVTNLDSLWEIVTGNQLPLPLEIEFTHLPEKLRRRFGALILLFDEAEEELEGQIRFNVRP
- a CDS encoding NAD-dependent succinate-semialdehyde dehydrogenase — translated: MTTQALQDSALFQTGYLVDGVWKTLDTTFDVLNPATGEAIAKVAKAGTKETEEAIAAASRAFPAWRARTAKERSTILYRWYELIIENKQWLGQLMTTEQGKPLKEAEGEVEYAASFIQWFAEQAKRANGEIIPPVKPGSRILATREPVGVVAAITPWNFPMAMLTRKLGPALAAGCTGVIKPANNTPLSAFALLTLAKKAGVPDGVLNAVAGNTSEISDAIMASHEVRKISFTGSTAVGKTLVRNAAETMKKVSMELGGNAPYIVFDDADIDAAVKGAIANKFRNAGQVCVSVNRFYIQESVYDAFVSQLAAAVNDLKVGNGLEEGTVVGPLIEPAAVKKVREHVEDAVAKGATVLAGGKAHDLGGNFWQPTVLGDCHEGMALASEETFGPVAACFRFTSEEEVIQRANNTPFGLAAYFYTQNLQRVFRVSQAIESGMIGINECAVSTELGPFGGVKESGLGREGSVLGLEEFLEVKTLHIGGL
- the aaeB gene encoding p-hydroxybenzoic acid efflux pump subunit AaeB; the protein is MGIFSIANQHLRFAIKLAFAIVLALFVGFHFQLETPRWAVLTAAIVAAGPAFAAGGEPYSGAIRYRGMLRIVGTFIGCIAALTIVILMIRTPLLMLMVCCIWAGFCTWISSLVRVENSYAWGLSGYTALIIIITIQTNPLLAPQFAVERCSEIVMGIVCAIVADLLFSPRSIKQEVDRELDALIVAQYQLMQLCIKHGDSEEVDNAWSALVRRTTALEGMRSNLNMESSRWSRANRRLKALNTVSLTLITQACETYLIQNTRPEAITDTFREQFATPVATVQDVHKQLKRMRRVIAWTGERDTPVTIYTWVGAATRYLLLKRGVIGNTKISATEEEVLQGEVVVKAESAERHHAMVNFWRTTLACMLGTLFWLWTGWTSGSGAMVMIAVVTSLAMRLPNPRMVALDFLYGTLAALPLGAFYFLVVLPSTQQSMLLLCISLAVMAFFIGIEVQKRRLGSLGALASTINILVLDNPMTFHFSQFLDSALGQIVGCFLAMMVILLVRDNSQARTGRVLLNQFVSAAVSAMTTNTARRKENHLPALYQQLFLLLTKFPGDIAKFRLALTLIIAHQRLRNAPVPVNDDLSAFHRQLRRTADHVISATSDDKRRRYFAQLLEELDIYQEKLRIWEAPRQVTEPVQRLVGMLHRYQNALTDS
- the aaeA gene encoding p-hydroxybenzoic acid efflux pump subunit AaeA, producing MKTLTRKISRTAITLALVILAFIAIFRAWVYYTESPWTRDARFSADIVAIAPDVAGLITAVNVHDNQLVKKDQVLFTVDQPRYQKSLEEAEADVAYYQALAAEKRREAGRRNQLGVQAMSREEIDQSNNVLQTVLHQLAKAEATRDLAKLDLERTVIRAPSDGWVTNLNVYTGEFITRGSTAVALVKQHSFYVLAYMEETKLENVRPGYRAEITPLGSNRVLKGMVDSVAAGVTNSSATRDSKGMATVDSNLEWVRLAQRVPVRIRLDEQQGNLWPAGTTATVVITGEKDRDASHDSLFRKIAHRLREFG
- the aaeX gene encoding p-hydroxybenzoic acid efflux pump operon protein AaeX — translated: MSLFPVIVVFGLSFPPIFFELLLSLAIFWLVRKVLAPTGIYDFVWHPALFNSALYCCLFYLVSRLFV
- the aaeR gene encoding HTH-type transcriptional activator AaeR, producing the protein MERLKRMSVFAKVVELGSFTAAARQLQMSVSSISQTVAKLEDDLQVKLLNRSTRSLGLTEAGKIYYQGCRRMLYEAQSVHEQLYAFNNTPIGTLRIGCSSTMAQNVLAGMTADMLQEYPGLTVNLVTGIPAPDLIADGLDVVIRVGALQDSSLFSRRLGSMPMVVCAAKKYLARAGSPEKPADLSNHAWLEYSVRPDNEFELVAPEGLSTKLLPQGRFVTNDPMTISRWLVAGAGIAYVPLMWVINEINSGELEILFPRYQSDPRPVYAVYTEKDKLPLKVQVCINYLTDYFVQVAALFQEMRGRKE